In the genome of Kitasatospora cathayae, one region contains:
- a CDS encoding GvpL/GvpF family gas vesicle protein: MSDASLTYAYAVARDRTPALAAEAGTLTGVAGAPVRLLTPDRTTTPVAVVSHVPAEDFHEAALHRHLEDLGWLEALARAHHGVIEALAAHTTVLPLRLATVYLDDDRVRAMLDDNQKLFLDGLERLRGHVELGVKLYIEAEPRPPAATDAPPDPALSPGRAYLRRRRTEQDARHDAHRAAEEAAQRIAVSARAHAVQWARHRVQEGELATGPGQNVVNDAYLVPADHVRAFREETMHATDGLPGLRVDVTGPWAPYSFATLTPPERGTASAP; encoded by the coding sequence ATGAGCGACGCCTCCCTCACCTACGCCTACGCCGTCGCCCGCGACCGCACCCCCGCCCTGGCCGCCGAGGCGGGCACCCTCACCGGCGTCGCCGGAGCACCCGTCCGCCTCCTGACTCCCGACCGCACCACCACCCCGGTGGCCGTCGTCAGCCACGTCCCCGCCGAGGACTTCCACGAAGCGGCCCTGCATCGGCATCTGGAGGACCTCGGCTGGCTCGAAGCCCTGGCCCGGGCCCACCATGGCGTCATCGAAGCGCTGGCAGCGCACACAACCGTCCTCCCACTGCGCCTGGCCACCGTCTACCTCGACGACGACCGGGTACGCGCGATGCTCGACGACAACCAGAAACTGTTCCTGGACGGCCTGGAACGCCTGCGTGGCCATGTGGAGCTGGGCGTCAAGCTCTACATCGAGGCCGAACCCCGGCCCCCCGCCGCAACGGATGCCCCGCCTGATCCCGCGCTCAGTCCGGGACGCGCCTACCTCCGCCGCCGCCGTACGGAGCAGGACGCCCGCCACGACGCCCACCGGGCGGCCGAAGAGGCGGCACAACGGATCGCAGTGAGCGCCCGCGCCCACGCGGTGCAGTGGGCACGTCACCGCGTCCAGGAAGGCGAACTGGCAACCGGCCCCGGTCAGAACGTGGTCAACGACGCCTACCTCGTGCCCGCGGACCATGTCCGCGCGTTCCGTGAGGAGACCATGCACGCCACCGACGGTCTTCCCGGCCTGCGGGTCGATGTCACCGGTCCGTGGGCCCCCTACTCCTTCGCCACCCTCACCCCTCCCGAACGCGGCACGGCGAGTGCACCGTGA
- a CDS encoding gas vesicle protein translates to MSDSLANRLGSLPSRSTPPYQPTSSASLADILERVLDKGVVIAGDIQINLLDIELLTIKLRLLIASVDKAKEMGIDWWEHDPSLSSRADHSTSRLEEENQRLREQIEALRADAALPPVSAPEATTPRRRPGKRPTAHPRPGPGDT, encoded by the coding sequence GTGAGTGACTCTCTCGCCAACCGTCTGGGCTCGCTGCCCTCCCGGTCCACGCCGCCCTACCAGCCGACCTCCTCCGCCAGTCTCGCCGACATCCTGGAGCGGGTGCTGGACAAGGGCGTCGTCATCGCCGGCGACATCCAGATCAACCTCCTCGACATCGAACTGCTCACCATCAAGCTGCGCCTGCTCATCGCCTCCGTGGACAAGGCCAAGGAGATGGGCATCGACTGGTGGGAACACGACCCCTCACTGTCCTCCCGCGCCGACCACTCCACTTCCCGTCTCGAAGAGGAGAACCAACGCCTGCGCGAACAGATCGAGGCCCTGCGCGCGGACGCCGCCCTACCGCCCGTCAGCGCTCCGGAGGCAACCACGCCGCGCCGCCGTCCGGGCAAGCGGCCCACCGCTCACCCACGACCCGGTCCAGGTGACACATGA
- a CDS encoding gas vesicle protein GvpG, translating to MGLITQILTLPLAPVRGTVWVLERVVETAEDEYYDPAPVEHDLAALERALLVGEIDEETFDRREDELLDRLDEIRAHTQHRAP from the coding sequence ATGGGTCTGATCACCCAGATCCTCACCCTCCCGCTCGCGCCGGTGCGCGGCACCGTCTGGGTGCTCGAACGCGTCGTCGAAACCGCCGAGGACGAGTACTACGACCCGGCGCCCGTCGAACACGACCTTGCCGCACTGGAGCGAGCACTCCTGGTCGGAGAGATCGACGAGGAGACCTTCGACCGGCGTGAGGACGAACTCCTCGACCGCCTCGACGAAATCCGGGCCCACACCCAGCACCGCGCACCATGA